Genomic DNA from Prunus persica cultivar Lovell chromosome G1, Prunus_persica_NCBIv2, whole genome shotgun sequence:
atatttacgattttgTCACTGAACTTGTTTTGTTCGTAACTTCTTTGTTTCAACTCCGAattgagcccactacgtgtctacggactcatctcagtacgaccttcccaaaaatactagtcactgtcCCAAACTCCTTTcggataagaaaatgaccaaattacccctatctcaagggtaaatttgtaatttcccttaaataatttaaattatttaaataaggggtctaatttggagtcggggtgttacaccaACGTTTTTAAATATTACCAAATCACGCACTCCTTCAACTTACCGTTTTGATGGTGAATTTTGGCGAAAAAAGATCTTACCTGTTTTGTAGGGGGTGGTATTtaattgagattttaatagattgtaATCACAAGATTTTAATATAATGGATTTCAGCCGGAtttgtaattataaaattttacttatgattttaatagattgtaATAACCGGattttacttatgattttaatTCACTTAGGACcatagtctaaaatatcgataatattcACGAATCAaggatattattattttttcgggTCAATGATATTTTGGAATGTATTCatacacatatcgtataaatatcgataatatcggaaaatatcgacgtcaataatttctctcacacttcagcaatatttggcaaaaatatcgctataatatcaataatatcgagatgatgaagacaatGAAGGAGGAGGATTCTAACTTTAAACCTTTTCCAAGACCCACTAGTACTGCACTGCATTTGTTGGTGTTAGGCTCCAACCCGTAAAAGCATTTTGAGGACGTTTTTAGGAAACATATCTATCAAGACTATTATGTAAACGAAGAggctttattttaatattagaaAATGTTTACAATAAgagatattattttattattagaaATGTTGTGATTCTCATAGCTAAATAGAGTAACATTTTTCAAGTGGCTAgaaaaaataatcttccagTAACTTTGCAGATTACTTAGTCCCAATTAGTTACTTGCCATTGGAAACCTCATGAGGGGATTTGCTAAAATTAATTGTTGACGGGGCATGTTGTGTGGCTGATAAGATGGGGATAGTAGCAGTAGTCCGAAATGTCAATGAAGAATTAATGAATGCGATGGCTAAATTTGTAATTGGTTGTCTTTCCCCTAAAGCTTTTGAAGCCTAGGTTGTCATATGGCATTAGATGTAGGATTCATAAGGTTCATTATTAAAAGTGATTGTTTGGAGGTGATTTGTGAAActctgtattttttatttattatatatatgttttattttggaaTCTATGATATTAGTAATAACTAagtgttttattattattcatttgATATGTAATTGTTTAATAAAGTTTTTGAAAGATATTTCAGCTTTGGCTTGAACAAAAAGGTTGTTATATTGTTATCCCTTTAGTAAACCGCCAATTTCTTCATCCAATAGAAGTAAAGGTGTAGCCGACATTCCTCTAGTATAAATAGGAATGCAATTCTTTCATTTTGAAACGCACGGCATGCATGGTTTGCATGGAAAAACCATAAGAGTTAAGAAAGGGAAatactagagagagagagaatttgggTGTGGATGCGGTGGAAATTAGGGAGTCGTCATACAATTATAGCGATGCTTTGGAAATGAGATAAGGGTTTTTTGGTGACCATTTACAAAGATTGATCTAATTAAATGTCGTGAGCAATATAATATGcatgatattattatttgattattattaatattgagtgTTTAAGTGttgttaattattattatatcattttattaatattgacatGATCATATGTTATCAGTGATGACTGGAATTCTTGGGTTGATAAAGAAAGTATGGAAAAGAGGGTAATGGAAATAGTCTTTTGTATAGTTGAGTCTAACTCTTGGCAGGTACCAGATCTCAGGGATCCCACAGTGCACATGATTTTTATTGGGTGATTCGGGACTGGCGAAAGGGAGTTAGACAAGATGACTAACAAACGGGGAATTACCGGATGATTGAGATGGGTGTTAGTTCATATAAATGGACATTCGGGACCAAGTGATATAAGCATGGTATGGGACGTGCAGGTCTGCTCGTCcagttatatgaattaacgggagtagatgaagagcattcatgcattattattattaatgtgATATTTGGCTGTGTGATTGCATATCgcttaatttagttatatcaatcTACTGTGGTAACCTACTGAGCGGTGGTTGCTCACTCCTCACTctatttaatctttttcagatgaattagTGGGCTAGACAAGGACTAAACCAGTTGAGGCTGAATTAGATGAGAGTGATATagctttatttattaattataaagtTATAAGATTTCGGATCTACTTTTATAagagaagtttattttaaaccaTATTTcggtttctttttattttattttaatttctattttctcAAGTACCGGGCGTGGAGTTTCCACCGACTCCCAAATCCGTGGCGTGACATGATTAAGGCCGTGAACCGAACTGAATTTGAAATGAGCACTCGTTCATGTAATTTTGTGGCTCACCAATGAGCCAAATTTGCTTTATCTTGTAATGAGGCATGTTACTGGATTGAAGGGGGCCTAGCTGGCTTCACTCTTACCTTCAGATGATTTGTGTTCTCTGCATTCTATTGATGAATAAAGTCTTTAGTCTTTGGCctttaataaagaaataaataaaagattgCTTAATCCCAACATATTTTTCGAGTATTTGCTATTTGAAAATAACTGTTctcaaatgaaatataatttcataagATTGAATACATCCACCATAACTGCGATTGAATAGCTAGATATAATCGttacacaatttttttcttctttcaaagCAAGAATGACTAGATAAAATTTACAGAATAttgttgaatttgatcttTAAGTACCATGTAAGTTGCCTATATATTTTGACTACTGCATTATTTACTGTTGCCATCATATATGTAGTAATTATGACCACACAATAAAATTTCTTTCGTCTTCAGTACGAAAGTCAGTTTCTTCTTCAGtcgagtcttcttcttcttcgtctctcTTCTTGCCGCCTCTACTATACTTGTTACCAAAGTCGAAAACTCCAACCTTGTCGCCTTTGCTTTCATTAATAGTATTCCCATGAACCTTGAATGAATCGCCGCTTGATCTggaactcttttttttcccattctttttcttgcctTTCTTTTCTCCAATATTCTAGTGCTTGTCAACTTTTCCATTATTCTTGGGCAGCTGGGGATTAGCACAAGTACTAATTCTACTTTTCGAATTTGCCGGTTGGTCAGGTCCAGCAATTGAGGAACTATTGCCATATGCATTGGGTGGCTTTAAGACCTCACTAATGTCATGTCCATGAGGAACAAACGCCGTCACATTATCATGGCTTATTTCTGAAGGATTAGTTGGGGCTGGTTGTGTGGGATAAGATTGCTTTGCCTTTTCACTTTCAAAACATGGTATATTTCTcccctttatatatatataaaagcgGAGGAATATTGTCAAGTGGGCATTAGCTTGCTTTCCAAGCTATATTCTCACACTTCtgtcaacatatatatatttttctctcaCATCCTTGCACAGGTTCATAAAGTGATGAGGGATACCCTTGTAAAGCCCACTCTACATTATATTTCACTAACTCAAATCGTTTATTGTGTGGATATTCATTCTAATATTAtctctaccaaaaaaaaaaaaacttgaatctgatatcatttgaccattcaattaaattattgaaatttgtgtactttcttgaagtaccgtgttcattgattttgttggtctcaattagatgccttaatgattttcaatttgtctgattttttgcaaggaacatctatgaatgaagactttAAAATTAGACAGTTTGGattgtagaaaaaaaaaaactcgtATAGTAtcctaaagggtgtccctcaaaagaaagggactatatatatacatacatatatgaaTATTATTCCTTGGGATCGAACCTCAACAACATACATGAGGTTCTAGTTGTTGGATATGAATCATGGCTATATATGTTAGAATAGTGTATTTAATCCCACATCGACATGCATGGTTAACTATGAGTCATCCCTTGATATAAAAAGGAACAATCAACTCAGCAATCGAGACATCTATCCGAGAGTTCGCCGTTTTCGGGTTTGAGGATAATAAAGTCAAAGGGAACCAGGGCAAGGTGAAAGGATATAATGACTTTGGCAACCAGTGCTActgagaaggaagaaagtgCGCCTGCCTGTGAACCAAACCAATGGCAATCTCTcgttgcatgcatgcatgcaattGAATATGTACGTACTAAAATATCTACACTAAAATAAGAGCTGATGCAATATATGTATACTATCTGAGGCTCATTCTTCGGGTAGGCTTCGTTTTTATgtgttattaatattattctaATAAATTAATGGGTGCTTGACATTAATATCAACTTCTTTTAGATTATCAATGAAAAATGTCCGCAAATAATTTGCCTCTCTCCTGTATCGTGCTGCCatcataaataaacaaaattcaagtcaTAATATTCATAAGTTTGGCTTTTTGACGCACTAAAAATTTGTTACTAGTTTGGCAaccaaaaacacacacaaTTAAATTGTCAAAGACATCGTTAGTATAAGTATATAAATTGGTCGCTAATAAAGATAGTCTCcttagcattttccttttcatggaCAATCAGAACTAGTTTATTAAACTTATGAGTTGTTAACACAGATGGAGCAAAGCTTCATGATGTACAGTAAACGGATGAAGTGGTTGTTAGGTCCCATTTGCATTTTATTTACCATACATGATATGATAAGAGTTGTATAAAATCAACATCCAATAAGATTAATTGGAATCTGGTCAAACACATGCAAAAAAATGCTCTATCCTCTCAAATGGGAACCTGTGAATTCCATTGGCTGTGAAATTATCAACCTTTGGTCCAAAGGCTTTGGAAAGAAAGGTTCTTATCTCAAGGAAAATTCCGTAAAGCACTACGTATTTGTTGGTAGTGAAATAAGGTTCTTATCCTATTTGAACTGTGATATagagactttttttttccgtttACAATATTTTATGGTAAGTTTAATGATGAGAGATGCTATATAGAAAATATGCTTGTTCACTCGTTATTAATAAATTTTCGCAATTTAAAAATCATCACTgcaaaaaaatcaatgaaaaatatattagatatggatctttcttttctgaaaGCTATATATGTCACCTTCATTATCCTTATCAAATTCGAACTTGCCATGCATGAATTTGCTTGAACTCAACTAACTCCTCAAAACTATAGGAATTTCTCGAAATTACTAATTGAACTTCCCACCATCCATCTTTCAAGGACCCAACTTACACAAGTAGTCACAAACTAGCTCTCAACCAAGCCTGTTAGAATTAAGCGTTCCCTTCCCTCCTCCattgattgaaaaaagaaaaaagaaaaaaaaaacacttacgAAACAAGCCATGAATACTTATAAGAACAATATTCTTATGGTAATGtcttatttatatttgttggttgctccgttattgtaatggtctTTTATGGCTAGTTTGTATGGGTCTTTTATGACTAGTGACTTTTTTgattaaattatgaatgcaattctATAAtttatcaacaacaaaaaatcaactAACGCACATGGATAATGGATCTCTCTCTTTTGAAAACAGCTAAAAGCAACTCCATTGTCCTTAGTGAATTTATTCTTGATTAGTTTTGTTGAATTCATCATCTTCGAATTATTCCAACTTAATTACGTAGCACAGCTTACGGATGCAACTGAGCATCGCACATAGCTGAGCAATTAATGGGTCGTACTCGTATGTAGCagagaaattaaaaagatatttaccccaaaaaaaaaaaagttaagatAAGACATTAGGCCCGTACTGTAGTATATTATTCCAAGAAGATAAATGTGAAGAATCTTATGATCAATAATATAGAATTTGTATTATCCTCTGTGCGCATGCCAACATCTATAAAAGGAGACTGTGAGGCAATAAGTCGATCATCCAAGCAAACTCACAGATTCCAACTAAAAACTAATCAGCAAGACAATGACGAGTCACCAAGTGAAAAATCAGGTGAGAGACACAGTTGAGGAAGGCTTCGACAACCTCCACAGGGTTGCCGACGTCGTGACTTTTCCTTTGGCCCCTCTGGACGGTGCCATTCACGGCACGGCCCGAGGGGTCGTCAACTGGCTCACAGATACCCATCCTGATAGATCCAAGTCCAAGCAAATTCCTAATGGCGCTGGCTACGGTGGCGGACATGGGGGCGGCTATGGCGATGGCGGAAACGGCAGTGGATATGGTGGAAATCCCAACCGCAGAACTTTCAACTTTAAAGGGAATGAGGTTAGCAACAACGAGGGCCCAACTTATGGATTTAACAACTTTGGCAACAGGCGTGGTGGCGGCCCCTACAGTGGCGGTTCTGAATTCGGCTTTGAGAACAATAAACTGAACGGGAACAAGGGCCACACTGAGGGATTTAACGACTTTGCCAACGAATACTGAATAGGAACAAGCTCTAAGCATGCATGTAATGGAATAAGAGCTGATCAAATATCTGAGGCTTGTAACTATGCCTCTTTagttatataataaataaataaaggaagCTGTTATTTTTACCTTCTTGTCTTATTTTCTTATCAactttatctttaaaattttaaagacaaatttatccCTTTATAAAATTACCTCTAAGAACTTAGTAGGACACACATTTTCAAGCACAATAAAACACACTTTTAACACCCCTAAAATCATTTACTATCAACTGTTCGacttcaaaataataattaatgttatttttatctcttttttttttgtctcaaaATTATTCGACTTTTTCTTGGAAGATAAATTGCTCTCCCCCAAAATCGTACTTTCTCTCTCCACTCTCTCGTCATCTCCTCTAACTCAAAAGTCGAAAGAGAAGAACTTTCTAACCCACCAAATCATTCCTAAACTAAAATTGCCCCGAGATGGTTACATCATATAGGTATGGTACAAAATGTGGTATTCCTAAGGGATCCGGATCCTCTACTTGGATTTTCTTTACCATGAACTGCTTAACTTCTTTCCTCCACACACCaccttattaaaatttaatccaAAGAATTTAAAGTTGATCACGTCAACAGACACAAAattcttaaaacaaaaacttaatttcttcataattaaaaaagaaaaaacaaaaccataatTGACCTAACGGGAAATTAACCTTCTGCAactgcttgtttttttttctttttccgttCTATGCAACGTCTGCCCCAAAATTCTCACCCTTGCCCCCTCAATCCAAAATTCAATCTTTCTTGTCGAAAACTAATTAGTTGGTGACTATAATGTTGTTTTGAGTAATATTTATGAGTAGTACttcctttatcttttattcttttgatcTAGTGTaacttgaaaataataataataataataataataataataataataataataataataataatctgtGTATTTATGGCTTTACACTGAATTCAAGAAATTTTcagataacaaaaaaataaaaaaaggaatatcATAATAGGTTTAGATAGAGCGCAAAACAATCTGTCATTTccagaagaaaaaacatagCTACAGTATTCTTTGCATTGATTTTAGGTTTTGGGCTTTGCAATTGATACTATAGTTGCAAGATTGCACGTACGGGAGATCGGAAAGAACTAATTTTCAAAGGAGAAGAGAGATTGTTGATTGGGAAGAGACTGAAAGGCTGCCACAATACAAGTTaggttaattatttttcagagtgtttaatttttagtttttagatcaaatttaaatgagaTGGCATGTGGAGAAGATAAGACAAGCAGATAATAGCagagaaaaaccaaacaaatgaTCCAAATCCATTTCTAAGCAACATTTAAAAAGGATAATTAGGAATCCGGTCAAACACACCCAAAAGCTGAAATGCTCTATCCTCCTCGCAAATAAGAATCAATGCAACAATATGTGAATTTGTCAGCATTTGGAAAGAACAAGGTTCTTATCTTTAGGAAAATTCCTTACAGCACTAAATATTATTGGTAGTGAAACATTAACTGGTCATCATCTTATTTCATGATGAGGACCTATATATAgcaactttttctttattcGGTTACAATTAtatgtactatttttaatgaGGAAAACTATATGGACAACACTTGGGTGTACTTCCTTGTTAACCCTCTATGTGATTCACGAACCATTCATCTTTATATcaccatttaaaaaatatctcCGTAGCCATTGGGGTATAGTTCAGTTAGTTGAGCTCTTCCACCTCCACTCATGTGAGCAGAGGTTCGAAACCCCAAGCACCgaataaatatttgtgtaaagCCCCTCCCCTATAattgcttgtactaaaaaaaaaaaaaaaaaaaactcatctctaccaaaaaaaaattcaatcaagTTGTTTATGGATGAGGGATCTCTCTCTtttgaaaaagcaaaaatcaacaaatcaACTTGATTATCcttactgattttttttctggaTTAGTTTTGTTGAATTCATCATCTTAGAATTATTCCAACTTACGTATCACAGCTTACGTATGCATGCAATTGTAAAtgtgaaatattcaaaatttccCGCGACAAGAAAGGGCATGCCCTgtagtgttggcgtgacttgtggatattgacttactttccttacacactaagaattcctattataattgtaattgatttactttaattcctgatttcctactgcaaatagatttaggaatttattatttacttgcccattcaggtttcgttgtattataaatatgacctcctacaaggagaagaatacacagaaaattcccacaaacaaatattctcttatagttttcatattttagcatggtatcagagcctggTTCGATCTAGGGACCTGTTCTTGtgttcttcttgaaatttaagtgctcTTCTCCCCCCTTGAGGGGGGGGGTGGGGGAGTGAAAGGGATATGTTTATTGACCTATCCCAATTACCTTGACATATTTCCatgaagatgttgcttatttcttgactccgacgaccccttctcttcaaggggagaggaggattgaagagaagttgtgtatgagtgaattagctaaagtttatatggaagaatttattgttgccattgtctctactgccgtgctcatgGGGTTtcggtgttctgccttacctattgccgtgctcacagggtttctgtgttctgccttaccaaTTGCTGTGCTCACacagtttctgtgttctgccttacctactgtcgtgctcacagggtttctgtgttctgccttatctacagccgtgctcacaggatttctgtgttttgctatgtgccctattttttagggtttgctcttgtgtttccgctgtgaactttgttttagtttgtcacttgtttcactcgtggttgactaaaagatcttctctacaattggtgtttctcaagtatggtgtcctgtgactcgcttgtcaagttgggcctgcgaaatatctttgcccaacttgaggggaagtgttggcgagtccttatttagttagaattttggttccttatttcattagaattttggttacttaccaattatattttgtcctattgtaatagagattattttatttagtgttatgggggttgatgattttttcaaccctcatggaggtagcaccaccgactcattctctcattctccaccaaccatcgttgagttgagtgcccagatggctccgctcctatagatgcagactttgaccccgaacccgatccaaaatcaggatcctcttttgacgaccccgaccccgaccccgactatgatgaCGACCACCcagaccccgaccccgactatgacgacgacgaccccgaccccgaccccgaccccgactccgaagacgaccccgacccccactccgatgatgaccccaaccccgaatttgtctctgattcagaccctgatcccgATTTCAACTCTGACTCCGGCCTCGACTCAGGCTCATattccgatcccaattcctactcaactgtatcctatgcatcttccgctgcacagattatgacttctcgactaacgaccccgacgcatggaccagattgcgcattttttgaaatccgaggatcaattggcggatattttgacaaaggcgatttccagtaaagcattccacaattcactggatcagttgggcattggcgacatctatgcaccaacgtgagggggagtgttggcgtgacttgtggatattgacttactttccttacacactaagaattcctattataattgtaattgatttactttaattcctgatttcctactgcaaatagatttaggaatttattatttacttgcccattcaggtttcgttgtattataaatatgacctcctacaaggagaagaatacacagaaaattcccacaaacaaatattctcttatagttttcatattttagcatgtaGTAGCAAGAAGATAAGGTAAATTATTTATGTGTGAGGAATCTTATGATCAATATGGTAATATGATAAGGGTATCGGCCTTCATAAAATATTCTCCGCATGCGCATGCCAACTACTATAAAAGGAGACCGTGAGGCAATA
This window encodes:
- the LOC18789973 gene encoding heterogeneous nuclear ribonucleoprotein A2 homolog 1, with the protein product MTSHQVKNQVRDTVEEGFDNLHRVADVVTFPLAPLDGAIHGTARGVVNWLTDTHPDRSKSKQIPNGAGYGGGHGGGYGDGGNGSGYGGNPNRRTFNFKGNEVSNNEGPTYGFNNFGNRRGGGPYSGGSEFGFENNKLNGNKGHTEGFNDFANEY